A region of Deltaproteobacteria bacterium DNA encodes the following proteins:
- a CDS encoding tannase/feruloyl esterase family alpha/beta hydrolase: MGGPPNLAQCRSRWEDRMTGHRFRISIVRFIASYFIAVAIAAFATSARAQANIDVDERRTTPVPHRYIHGILGDAKFQIALPDNWNGEFAMGARGFSGDENASGAFKTVGLQKGYAYALSDQGWNRFTIIDQPEDKYYESRRRILQLTQYTKALISRYYGKPARRTFMVGGSNGGHNTKMMVEDYPEEYDGGLAGYGITSHIEWMGSNTRFVRNFDVIASRIDDIIAKRTARPNWDPATTPLSPPLTPDQLQALLNIYNMPAHVGGLAFNIGRVPGSEYRWPPASAKWPLGSYTAILGYATTSVAKFDRFYDPNGDGVLSLDEIKAWDPNLSPPPVANDLRRFDNTGDLQHPIIIGHGSHDPIVSPGETLVYKRLVEARFGVAGARKLLAVYFIPGMGHGGAEYDAALPAMFNALEAWVDYRESGGRTGSPPPNVLVGGLGSYPRN, encoded by the coding sequence ATGGGGGGCCCACCGAACCTCGCTCAATGTCGTTCACGCTGGGAGGATCGCATGACCGGTCATCGGTTCAGGATCTCCATTGTCCGATTCATCGCTTCTTACTTCATCGCGGTAGCGATCGCGGCGTTCGCCACGAGCGCGCGGGCGCAAGCCAACATCGATGTCGACGAGCGCCGCACGACGCCGGTGCCCCACCGCTACATCCACGGCATCCTCGGCGACGCGAAATTCCAGATCGCCCTGCCGGACAATTGGAACGGAGAGTTCGCCATGGGCGCGCGCGGATTCTCGGGCGACGAGAACGCCTCGGGCGCCTTCAAGACGGTGGGACTGCAGAAGGGCTACGCGTACGCCCTCAGCGATCAGGGCTGGAACCGCTTCACCATCATCGATCAGCCCGAGGACAAGTACTACGAGTCGAGGCGCCGGATCCTGCAGCTCACGCAGTACACGAAGGCCCTGATCAGCCGCTACTACGGGAAGCCAGCGCGGCGCACGTTCATGGTGGGTGGCTCGAACGGCGGCCACAACACCAAGATGATGGTGGAGGACTACCCGGAGGAATACGACGGCGGCCTCGCGGGGTACGGCATCACCTCGCACATCGAGTGGATGGGCTCGAACACGAGGTTCGTCCGCAACTTCGACGTCATCGCATCGCGCATCGACGACATCATCGCCAAGCGGACCGCCAGGCCGAACTGGGATCCGGCGACCACTCCGCTCAGTCCCCCGCTCACTCCGGACCAACTCCAGGCGCTGCTCAACATCTACAACATGCCGGCGCATGTGGGCGGCCTGGCCTTCAACATCGGGCGTGTACCGGGATCCGAGTACAGGTGGCCGCCGGCCTCGGCGAAATGGCCGCTCGGCTCGTACACCGCGATCCTCGGGTACGCGACGACCTCGGTCGCGAAGTTCGACCGGTTCTACGACCCGAACGGCGACGGCGTCCTCTCGCTCGACGAGATCAAGGCATGGGATCCGAACCTGAGCCCGCCCCCGGTCGCGAACGACTTGCGCAGGTTCGACAATACCGGGGACCTGCAGCACCCCATCATCATCGGTCACGGCTCGCATGATCCCATCGTCTCGCCGGGCGAGACCTTGGTGTACAAGCGCCTGGTCGAGGCGCGCTTCGGCGTCGCCGGCGCCCGCAAGCTCCTGGCCGTGTATTTCATCCCGGGCATGGGGCACGGCGGAGCCGAATACGACGCCGCGCTCCCCGCCATGTTCAATGCTCTCGAGGCGTGGGTCGACTACCGCGAGAGCGGCGGCCGCACCGGATCCCCGCCCCCGAACGTCCTGGTGGGCGGGCTGGGTAGCTATCCGCGCAACTGA